Proteins encoded within one genomic window of Spirochaeta isovalerica:
- a CDS encoding GerMN domain-containing protein, whose amino-acid sequence MTEKINKWVTGKGILIPAALLAAVFTISLVAFLFAGNQEAKRVLFFPDDMTRKVRGESRYLPVYGTDVENIELLVRELLLGPEYLLYDRAVPRDTKLNTLIFDKGKLYLDFSIDIAVSDDSGSVHFEDAINLIKKTVTFNFKNVRTVNITVDGQNPGSAYYSGRADK is encoded by the coding sequence TTGACTGAGAAAATAAATAAATGGGTAACCGGCAAAGGGATTCTTATTCCCGCTGCGCTTCTGGCAGCTGTTTTTACAATATCGCTTGTTGCTTTTCTGTTTGCGGGCAACCAGGAAGCGAAAAGGGTGCTCTTTTTCCCCGATGACATGACCCGCAAAGTCAGAGGAGAATCCCGTTACCTTCCTGTTTACGGCACCGATGTGGAAAATATCGAGCTGCTGGTACGGGAACTTCTTCTGGGACCGGAATACCTTCTGTACGACCGGGCCGTCCCTCGGGATACCAAATTGAATACGCTCATTTTCGACAAGGGAAAACTCTATCTGGATTTCTCAATTGATATAGCCGTTTCGGACGACTCGGGCTCTGTCCATTTCGAAGATGCAATAAATCTCATAAAAAAAACAGTTACGTTTAATTTTAAGAATGTGCGTACCGTTAATATTACAGTAGACGGTCAGAATCCAGGTTCCGCCTATTATTCCGGC
- a CDS encoding N-acetylmuramoyl-L-alanine amidase, with product MASGFSTGSVRIDRTLFTILILILLPLFITAQSMSVEDLLKKTGAHLKWEPYHRIGLLEKGEKSISFSLDNRWMIGNYSEILPSGAVLKEKGVLIFSEDASQTVLKFFGESVEEENTYDVRVILIDPGHGGRDPGTSSTVTVNNIPVLVEEKNINLDVSLRLAELLREKYPEKEILLTRTDDSYPTLEDRVKMANGIEVGPKEGIIYISVHVNASLNRKAEGYEIWHLPGNYRREVVDRDVYEGDESLIPVVNSILEERYALESIRLARNMLEGLDEQLPEVPNRGLKEESWFVVRNTRMAAVLVELGYITNKDEALRMMQTSYLKKLTNGLYNGINRFIDYYEEKGFD from the coding sequence GTGGCCTCTGGTTTTTCGACAGGTTCTGTTCGAATTGACAGAACCTTATTCACAATCCTGATTCTCATCCTTCTGCCGTTATTTATAACGGCTCAATCCATGTCTGTAGAAGATCTGCTGAAAAAAACAGGCGCCCATTTAAAATGGGAACCTTATCACAGAATCGGTTTGCTTGAGAAAGGGGAGAAGTCTATCTCCTTTTCACTGGATAACAGATGGATGATCGGAAATTACTCCGAGATATTGCCCTCCGGAGCAGTGCTTAAGGAAAAAGGCGTTTTAATATTCTCTGAAGATGCCTCCCAGACCGTTCTGAAGTTCTTCGGTGAATCGGTGGAAGAGGAAAATACCTATGATGTCAGAGTCATCCTCATAGATCCCGGCCATGGAGGAAGGGATCCCGGTACTTCCTCGACTGTGACTGTCAATAATATCCCCGTGCTGGTCGAGGAGAAAAACATCAATCTCGACGTTTCGCTCCGTCTGGCGGAATTGCTCAGGGAAAAGTATCCGGAAAAAGAAATTCTTCTCACCAGGACAGACGATTCTTACCCCACCCTGGAAGATCGTGTGAAAATGGCGAACGGTATCGAAGTCGGTCCCAAAGAGGGAATTATCTATATCTCTGTTCATGTCAACGCCTCTCTCAACAGAAAAGCCGAGGGATATGAAATCTGGCATCTTCCGGGAAATTACCGCAGGGAAGTGGTGGACCGCGATGTTTATGAAGGGGATGAGAGCCTTATACCCGTTGTGAATTCCATACTTGAGGAACGGTATGCTCTGGAAAGCATCAGATTGGCCAGGAATATGCTCGAAGGACTTGATGAACAGCTACCGGAAGTCCCGAACCGGGGATTGAAAGAGGAATCGTGGTTCGTTGTACGCAATACCAGAATGGCGGCTGTTCTGGTCGAACTGGGATATATCACAAATAAAGATGAAGCTCTGAGAATGATGCAGACAAGCTACTTGAAGAAGCTGACCAATGGACTCTATAATGGCATCAATCGCTTTATCGACTATTATGAGGAAAAAGGATTTGACTGA
- a CDS encoding ATP-grasp domain-containing protein, which translates to MTIMILGAGVMQAPAIRIAKEMGWTVVCADGNRNAPAASDADRFLHIDLKDLEGLEEAARNLQLAEGLDGVMTAGTDFSASVAWIAERLGLPGLKYRTALNATDKIRMRNCFRENKVPSPRFVELSQEMVYTHETKEMPYPLVVKPVDNMGARGVRKIFTADELEDAVNKAISFSRTGRAIVEEFVAGPEYSIDALVSDGVVTIHGLAERHIYFPPCFIEMGHTMPAVLDDKKKRAIEDTFKKGVAALGIDNGAAKGDIIYSESGPVVGEIAARLSGGYMSGWTFPLASGMESTKGALKIAVGQKPDFYDGSYKKVCAERAFLSIPGTVKSLDKLEQAYNTDYVNDLFLRIDEGDKVNFPVNNVEKCGNFISSHEDRKKAVQSAEQAAARIIVRLDENDISTAAFLYGEKDWPQDAFALNNTYTAAAYEDLTGEIDFSFENVKFPAFQPVPLSDLAYETSRDWQSRSLEEVFREILAITGMEETSRSEDRRAQAYFWRAVIKGSIQGGLWFFDRFCSN; encoded by the coding sequence ATGACCATTATGATACTGGGTGCGGGAGTCATGCAGGCTCCGGCTATTAGAATAGCCAAAGAGATGGGTTGGACCGTTGTCTGCGCTGACGGAAATCGCAACGCTCCGGCCGCCTCCGATGCGGATAGATTTCTCCATATCGATCTGAAAGACCTTGAGGGGCTTGAAGAAGCGGCGCGGAATCTTCAGCTGGCTGAGGGACTCGACGGGGTCATGACTGCCGGGACAGATTTTTCCGCTTCAGTTGCATGGATTGCTGAAAGGCTGGGCCTTCCGGGACTTAAATACCGGACAGCTCTCAATGCCACGGATAAAATCCGCATGCGGAACTGTTTCCGGGAAAATAAGGTTCCTTCGCCGCGTTTTGTAGAGTTATCTCAGGAGATGGTTTACACCCATGAAACAAAGGAAATGCCTTATCCTCTGGTCGTGAAGCCGGTAGATAACATGGGAGCCCGCGGTGTGAGGAAGATTTTCACTGCCGATGAATTGGAAGACGCTGTAAATAAAGCTATCTCCTTTTCCAGAACAGGCCGTGCCATCGTCGAGGAATTTGTCGCCGGTCCTGAATATTCCATAGACGCTCTGGTAAGCGATGGCGTTGTAACGATCCACGGACTGGCCGAACGCCATATTTACTTCCCTCCCTGCTTTATCGAAATGGGGCACACCATGCCTGCCGTCCTCGATGATAAAAAGAAACGGGCGATTGAAGACACCTTTAAAAAGGGAGTGGCCGCATTGGGAATTGATAATGGTGCTGCCAAGGGAGACATTATATATTCTGAAAGCGGACCTGTGGTCGGGGAAATCGCGGCCCGTCTTTCCGGAGGATATATGTCCGGTTGGACTTTTCCTTTAGCCAGCGGAATGGAATCGACAAAAGGCGCCCTGAAAATTGCCGTCGGTCAAAAACCCGATTTTTACGATGGATCTTATAAGAAGGTCTGTGCTGAAAGGGCTTTCCTTTCCATTCCGGGGACAGTCAAATCTTTGGATAAACTTGAACAGGCCTATAATACGGATTATGTAAACGATTTGTTTTTGAGAATAGATGAAGGGGACAAAGTCAATTTTCCTGTCAATAATGTTGAAAAATGCGGGAATTTTATCAGTTCCCACGAAGACCGGAAAAAAGCTGTACAATCGGCTGAACAGGCTGCCGCCCGGATAATTGTCCGTCTTGATGAAAATGACATCAGCACGGCTGCTTTTCTCTACGGAGAAAAGGATTGGCCTCAGGATGCTTTTGCTCTGAATAATACATACACCGCCGCAGCTTACGAAGATCTGACTGGTGAAATAGACTTTTCTTTCGAAAATGTGAAATTTCCCGCATTTCAGCCGGTTCCCCTTAGCGATCTGGCATACGAGACATCCCGGGACTGGCAGAGCCGGTCGCTTGAGGAAGTCTTCCGGGAAATTCTGGCAATCACCGGAATGGAGGAAACCTCCCGGTCGGAGGATAGGAGAGCGCAGGCTTATTTCTGGCGCGCCGTAATAAAAGGGAGCATACAGGGTGGCCTCTGGTTTTTCGACAGGTTCTGTTCGAATTGA
- a CDS encoding cytidylyltransferase domain-containing protein, which yields MNTAVCLQVRLDSSRLPGKALIKIEDLTIVEHAMRAIGMVDADLRLLLTTEECLDDLAPLAEKWNFIPFAGPKEDVLLRFVQAARKYDIRTVIRATGDNPLVSARMADEVLAEHRKTGADYSNWPDAPLGTGIEIVETSALERALAESSAPYDHEHVTPWIYNNPGKFHLNIHRVPPEYYFTAKVSVDTAEDLDKIRKIFSDLYRNRPTEIDELVNYLKNRTILIPSTVEGNGTGHIKRMISLASKLKGAVSIYIDSRHLERVLPTFPDEIRPLIVSSMEKPETYGRIVVDSRVTSEDFFLQNLQGGNVIAIDEGGPLRRRIPYLIDILPLPERFGKPNISSLSFLDLPERSEPAATGEKILISFGGEDPAGLTTALCRFIEEECEELIDNVTVVLGPQYRGSEPDRAFHILRNPPSLRAVMKESSAVICSYGLTAYEAASLSLPVLLINPSAYHEELSDLSGFASTGVGPEKKSVLERFLKNPRNFPIVRKDFSGPAFSETIESLNPSGRGCPLCGSADFDVEARFEEKTYCRCRNCSMLFMINYAPEKMSYGEEYFFEQYEKQYGKTYIDDFDHLCELAGSRLKMIGRLAAGERKRLLDCGCAYGPFLKKSEQYGYKPFGTDISPDAVEYVSSTLGYKVVQAPFESFYVPEEWDAVEFDVLTMWYVIEHFPDLQPVLKKVNRLVRTGGIFAFSTPSGSGISSLKDRLDFLKLSPDDHYTVWEPELSASFLERYGFRIEKIRVTGHHPERFPSILARSGAGRSLLNLYSHYAGLGDTFEIYARKVKDL from the coding sequence GTGAATACAGCTGTCTGCCTGCAGGTCAGGCTCGATTCCTCCCGGCTCCCCGGTAAAGCTCTTATTAAAATTGAAGATCTCACTATAGTGGAACACGCCATGCGGGCAATCGGCATGGTGGATGCGGACTTGAGGCTCCTACTGACAACAGAAGAGTGTCTTGATGATCTGGCTCCCCTGGCGGAGAAGTGGAACTTTATCCCCTTTGCCGGTCCGAAAGAGGATGTGCTTCTCCGCTTCGTACAGGCTGCACGGAAATATGATATCCGGACAGTTATCCGGGCAACGGGCGACAATCCTCTGGTATCGGCCAGGATGGCAGACGAAGTTCTGGCTGAGCACAGGAAAACCGGTGCCGATTACAGCAACTGGCCCGATGCTCCACTGGGCACAGGTATAGAAATTGTCGAAACATCGGCCCTGGAGCGGGCTCTGGCTGAGAGTTCCGCACCCTATGATCATGAACATGTCACTCCCTGGATTTATAATAATCCCGGAAAATTTCATCTCAATATACACCGCGTTCCACCGGAATATTATTTTACGGCCAAGGTTTCAGTCGATACGGCTGAGGATCTGGATAAAATAAGAAAAATCTTTTCCGATCTCTACCGGAACAGGCCCACCGAAATCGATGAGCTGGTCAATTATCTGAAAAACAGAACAATTCTGATTCCTTCTACTGTTGAAGGTAACGGTACGGGACATATCAAAAGAATGATCTCCCTGGCCTCTAAACTCAAAGGGGCCGTTTCCATTTATATTGATTCCCGTCATCTGGAAAGGGTCTTGCCGACATTTCCCGATGAAATCCGGCCTCTTATCGTTTCATCCATGGAAAAACCTGAAACATACGGACGTATTGTCGTAGACAGCCGCGTTACAAGTGAAGATTTTTTTTTACAGAATCTTCAGGGTGGAAATGTCATCGCTATCGATGAAGGAGGACCTCTCCGCCGGAGAATCCCCTATCTTATCGATATTCTGCCTTTGCCGGAAAGATTCGGAAAACCGAATATAAGCTCTCTGTCATTTCTGGACCTTCCTGAGCGATCGGAACCGGCCGCCACCGGAGAGAAAATTCTCATATCATTCGGGGGCGAAGATCCGGCGGGGCTGACAACGGCTCTGTGCCGTTTTATAGAAGAAGAATGTGAAGAACTTATTGACAATGTAACAGTCGTTCTGGGGCCGCAATACAGGGGCAGTGAGCCTGACCGCGCATTCCATATATTGAGAAATCCTCCCTCATTGCGGGCTGTTATGAAAGAAAGCTCCGCTGTAATCTGCTCTTACGGGCTGACAGCTTATGAAGCAGCTTCTCTTTCTCTGCCGGTCCTCCTTATCAATCCTTCAGCCTATCATGAAGAACTGTCTGACCTTTCAGGATTTGCCTCGACCGGTGTTGGTCCGGAGAAAAAGAGTGTGCTCGAGCGTTTTCTGAAAAATCCCCGGAATTTTCCGATTGTGCGGAAAGATTTTTCCGGACCGGCTTTCTCTGAAACTATCGAATCGCTCAACCCTTCGGGACGGGGCTGTCCTCTTTGCGGATCAGCTGATTTTGATGTGGAAGCCCGTTTCGAAGAGAAAACCTATTGCCGCTGCAGAAACTGTTCCATGTTGTTCATGATAAATTATGCTCCGGAAAAAATGTCCTATGGAGAAGAGTATTTCTTCGAACAATACGAAAAGCAATACGGGAAAACCTATATTGATGATTTTGATCATCTCTGCGAACTTGCTGGCAGCCGCTTGAAAATGATCGGCCGCCTGGCAGCGGGAGAGCGAAAGAGACTGCTCGACTGCGGTTGCGCCTACGGTCCCTTTTTGAAAAAATCGGAACAGTACGGTTACAAACCTTTCGGAACAGATATTTCTCCCGATGCGGTTGAATATGTCTCATCAACTCTGGGCTATAAGGTCGTGCAGGCTCCTTTTGAATCATTTTATGTTCCGGAGGAATGGGATGCCGTTGAATTTGATGTCCTGACCATGTGGTATGTCATAGAGCACTTTCCCGATCTTCAGCCCGTCCTGAAAAAAGTCAACCGTCTTGTCAGAACAGGAGGTATCTTTGCTTTTTCCACACCAAGCGGAAGCGGCATTTCCTCATTGAAGGACAGGCTTGACTTTTTAAAGTTATCTCCCGATGATCACTACACAGTCTGGGAACCGGAACTTTCAGCATCGTTTCTGGAACGGTACGGATTCAGAATTGAAAAAATACGAGTGACAGGGCATCATCCCGAACGTTTTCCTTCCATCCTGGCGAGAAGCGGAGCGGGGAGGTCACTTCTCAATCTCTACAGTCATTATGCCGGTCTGGGAGATACATTTGAAATTTACGCGAGAAAGGTGAAAGATTTATGA
- a CDS encoding spiro-SPASM protein, which translates to MVKEYTEKELIQSRKTDDGTNMGNVAIINLTNKNEYFDFSFFKGETVLDRVLDFAGSLADREKTVVLLKEPMVLDSSIDQIVKESWTEEILFDVFRELAGLYGHIFYFWGDYPLLDKTLAEKMYKNHLKYYAGYTFADGYPRGLSPEILRSSEIEMLYNLSRGSSKPISRDTVFEILQKDINAFDIETEISPVDLRMYRISLSCDTKRNSLQLKRFIECGIEDRDSLLEKIEGCKEALRTLPAYYQIQITDSCPQRCSYCPFAAEAKEPGNGASMDLKEYGSLLDRIARFSDDAYIALSAWGEPSLHENIVGIIEETVKRGSLKLILETSGLGWADDDLQKIAGINAKYGNRVEWIVSLDALDKSVYETLRGKGYDEAWRTAHRLMELFPGKCWVQAVRMKENEVNLEDFFRYWKEKTENIIIQKYDWFCGTREQKKITDLSPLNRDPCWHNKRDMFIRINGDVPLCREDLSGSILLGNVFKDDLEIIWAEGEKTYKDHLKGEYSPMCRKCDEYYTFNF; encoded by the coding sequence ATGGTAAAAGAATATACAGAAAAAGAATTAATTCAAAGCCGGAAAACTGACGATGGTACGAATATGGGCAATGTTGCAATCATCAATTTGACAAATAAAAATGAGTATTTCGATTTCTCCTTTTTTAAAGGTGAGACTGTTCTTGACAGAGTTCTCGATTTCGCCGGATCTCTTGCGGATCGGGAGAAGACGGTTGTGCTCCTCAAAGAGCCGATGGTTCTGGACAGTTCAATCGATCAGATCGTAAAAGAGAGCTGGACGGAAGAAATCCTGTTCGATGTTTTCAGAGAGTTAGCCGGTCTCTACGGCCATATTTTTTATTTCTGGGGCGATTATCCTCTTCTTGATAAAACTCTCGCAGAAAAAATGTATAAAAATCATCTTAAATATTATGCCGGATATACATTCGCCGACGGATATCCCCGGGGGCTGTCTCCTGAAATTCTGCGGTCTTCGGAAATCGAGATGCTTTACAATCTTTCGAGAGGATCATCCAAACCAATCTCCAGGGACACAGTTTTTGAAATCCTGCAGAAAGACATCAATGCCTTTGACATTGAAACGGAAATTTCCCCTGTTGATCTCAGAATGTACAGAATCAGTCTCAGCTGTGATACAAAAAGGAATTCCCTGCAGCTTAAAAGGTTTATCGAATGCGGCATCGAGGACAGAGATTCTCTACTGGAAAAAATCGAAGGCTGCAAAGAGGCTCTGCGAACTCTACCGGCTTATTATCAGATTCAGATCACCGACAGCTGTCCCCAGCGCTGTTCCTATTGTCCCTTCGCCGCAGAAGCAAAGGAACCCGGCAACGGGGCTTCTATGGATCTGAAGGAATATGGTTCTCTTCTGGACCGGATAGCCCGGTTCAGCGATGATGCCTATATTGCCCTCTCCGCCTGGGGAGAGCCGTCTCTCCACGAAAATATCGTAGGAATCATAGAAGAGACAGTGAAAAGAGGGTCGTTAAAGCTTATTCTCGAAACATCAGGACTCGGGTGGGCCGACGATGATCTTCAGAAAATTGCCGGCATCAATGCAAAATACGGAAACCGGGTCGAGTGGATTGTTTCCCTCGACGCCCTCGATAAAAGTGTCTATGAAACTCTCAGGGGGAAAGGTTATGACGAAGCCTGGCGGACAGCCCACAGACTGATGGAGCTCTTTCCCGGGAAATGCTGGGTTCAGGCTGTCCGGATGAAAGAGAACGAAGTGAATCTGGAAGACTTTTTCCGGTACTGGAAAGAAAAAACGGAAAACATCATCATTCAGAAGTACGACTGGTTCTGCGGAACAAGAGAGCAGAAAAAAATAACCGATCTCTCTCCGCTGAACCGCGATCCCTGCTGGCATAACAAGCGGGATATGTTTATCCGGATAAATGGAGATGTTCCTCTTTGCCGAGAGGACTTAAGTGGAAGCATTCTCCTGGGTAATGTTTTCAAAGATGATCTTGAGATTATCTGGGCGGAAGGTGAAAAAACTTACAAAGATCATCTGAAGGGTGAATATTCACCGATGTGCAGGAAGTGTGATGAATACTATACATTCAACTTTTAA
- the xseA gene encoding exodeoxyribonuclease VII large subunit: MFELENHVYSVSEVTAAIKMLLESRFPQIFMEGEISNFRPSSAGHCYFTLKDPGAMIQAVLFRGDAARLAFRPKDGMKVKATGRLSVYAQRGNYQIICSSLEEQGKGSILEMLEERKRRLAAEGLFDSQYKKEIPPYPETVAVITSPTGAALRDILQVTRRRNSSLRIRILPCAVQGAEAANQIVRMIETANRQNLGDLIILSRGGGSLEDLLPFSEESVVRAVSSSYLPVITGIGHEIDFALADFAADLRAPTPSAAAELVCSSSIEISGAIENTRREMISALRSRMVLYREKLKAFSPEEITLHFRRFLEPRVLRIDDLKESMANDIYNIMERKKHELALLKKELEGNSPLSILERGYSIVTDKDGMTLKSSARISTGDTVGIRFAEGKASATIKDIE; the protein is encoded by the coding sequence ATGTTTGAACTGGAAAATCACGTCTATTCCGTTTCGGAAGTGACTGCTGCTATAAAAATGCTTCTCGAATCGCGATTTCCCCAGATTTTTATGGAGGGGGAAATATCCAATTTCCGGCCCTCCAGCGCCGGCCATTGTTATTTTACGCTGAAAGACCCGGGAGCCATGATTCAGGCTGTTCTCTTCAGAGGAGACGCCGCCAGACTGGCTTTTCGGCCGAAAGACGGCATGAAGGTAAAAGCGACAGGCCGCTTATCCGTCTATGCCCAGCGGGGGAACTACCAGATAATCTGCAGCTCCCTTGAAGAACAGGGCAAGGGAAGCATTCTCGAAATGCTCGAGGAGAGAAAGAGGCGTCTCGCTGCGGAAGGGCTCTTCGACAGTCAGTACAAAAAAGAGATACCGCCCTACCCGGAAACAGTCGCGGTTATAACCTCACCCACAGGTGCGGCTCTGAGAGACATACTTCAGGTAACCAGAAGGCGGAATTCATCGCTCAGAATCCGTATTCTTCCCTGCGCGGTCCAGGGAGCCGAAGCGGCGAATCAGATCGTCAGGATGATAGAAACTGCCAACCGGCAGAATCTGGGAGATTTAATCATCCTCAGCCGGGGAGGCGGTTCATTGGAAGATCTTCTGCCCTTTTCAGAAGAATCAGTCGTGAGGGCTGTTTCATCCTCTTACCTGCCGGTTATAACAGGCATAGGCCATGAAATAGATTTCGCTCTGGCAGATTTCGCCGCTGATCTCAGAGCGCCGACTCCATCGGCCGCGGCAGAGCTGGTCTGCAGCAGTTCAATAGAAATATCCGGTGCTATCGAAAACACCAGAAGGGAAATGATATCGGCCCTGCGCTCGCGAATGGTGCTTTACAGGGAGAAACTCAAAGCTTTTTCGCCGGAGGAAATAACCCTTCACTTCAGAAGGTTTCTCGAGCCGCGCGTGTTGAGAATCGATGACCTGAAAGAATCGATGGCAAATGATATTTATAACATTATGGAAAGAAAAAAACATGAGCTGGCTCTACTAAAGAAAGAACTGGAAGGGAATTCCCCCTTATCCATCCTGGAACGAGGCTATTCCATCGTCACCGATAAAGATGGTATGACCCTTAAGAGTTCCGCCCGGATATCGACAGGAGACACTGTCGGGATCAGATTTGCCGAAGGAAAGGCTTCGGCGACCATAAAGGATATAGAATGA
- the xseB gene encoding exodeoxyribonuclease VII small subunit produces MKEKKFEEKLSELEEISRKIKSGELPLDETVANFERGMKLAGDLEKEISSIERKVEILVSDPGEQAEFTDFPEE; encoded by the coding sequence ATGAAAGAAAAGAAATTTGAAGAAAAATTATCCGAACTGGAAGAGATAAGCAGAAAAATCAAGTCGGGGGAGCTGCCTCTCGATGAAACTGTGGCAAACTTCGAAAGAGGGATGAAACTGGCAGGAGATCTTGAGAAAGAAATTTCTTCCATAGAAAGAAAAGTGGAAATTCTGGTATCCGACCCGGGCGAACAGGCGGAATTCACCGATTTTCCGGAAGAGTGA
- a CDS encoding DUF192 domain-containing protein, with translation MKKNLLLTILAVLAFLSCDSSSLETAEIQVGDKTIRVEIADNDQSRATGLMNRKSMDEDHGMLFVFQEEKKMSFWMKNTLIPLSIAYISKNGEIKEIYDMYPLDESPVRSTRSVLYALEMNQGWFERNGISPGDRITLPENR, from the coding sequence ATGAAGAAAAATCTACTATTGACAATTCTCGCGGTTCTGGCTTTTCTGTCCTGCGATTCCTCATCTCTGGAGACAGCGGAAATTCAGGTCGGGGATAAAACCATAAGGGTTGAAATTGCCGATAACGATCAATCCCGCGCCACAGGGCTTATGAACCGCAAATCCATGGATGAGGATCACGGTATGCTCTTTGTCTTCCAGGAAGAGAAAAAAATGTCTTTCTGGATGAAGAACACGCTTATTCCCCTGTCAATTGCCTATATATCCAAAAACGGAGAGATAAAAGAGATTTATGATATGTATCCTCTCGATGAAAGCCCCGTACGATCGACGCGATCGGTTCTCTATGCTCTCGAAATGAATCAGGGATGGTTTGAGAGAAACGGAATTTCCCCGGGGGACAGGATCACTCTTCCGGAAAATCGGTGA
- a CDS encoding PEGA domain-containing protein, which produces MSKRILLPSFLLFLFLLGSTAASQSLTINFYTSSDYRRSALFAAQDRIYDREVQYSQGLELICRQDKVKAEIQGLGTYYTPLDLNDIPPGDYRIQLSKTGFYPYQFTVTIKSNARSSVEVDLKPYLTSLNIDGLPSRSVIYINNNKIEGHKADVTPGDVSLRIKTFGYEDYFQVITVDAQEEQSFSPVLVPRDFSLSAIEVNRNTIWLGDSPSQKIVRFTVSATAPGTASYRIIRESDNSVVQEEILDIETEKTEIIFDLRKSGPAEAGVYHLEIKGEGLEDKDLQRITLMVSEGGKSRWRNSFSGTAGFLYCPEARTLPQGVSQIQTGFNPAFTGRSLDDLYIPAFLSLRTGITDRIEVTAGTTLFLSPQTEHSSFDFQASGKFMILGHDKNKGFALSASLSANYNGIAGNYGSVPPFDPYGGVTGLSLSLPVSFGIGLFSVVIAPEFRFSPSYPMTEPGGFQEGELYIWNYFKGAMSIDVGSFSAAFSMALQTPSYLHGGNEWPLYLGLESSLTPGSTGFTISLFGGLRYLSGDDLLGTAGLSAGFIW; this is translated from the coding sequence ATGAGCAAACGAATACTTCTTCCCTCTTTTCTTCTGTTTCTTTTTCTTCTGGGGTCGACAGCTGCATCGCAAAGTCTGACAATCAATTTCTACACCTCTTCCGATTACAGAAGATCTGCTTTGTTTGCCGCCCAGGACAGGATATACGATCGAGAAGTCCAGTACAGCCAGGGTCTGGAACTGATCTGCCGGCAGGATAAGGTCAAAGCTGAGATTCAGGGTTTGGGAACCTATTACACCCCTCTGGATCTGAATGATATCCCCCCCGGTGATTATCGGATTCAATTGAGCAAAACCGGTTTTTACCCCTATCAGTTTACCGTTACGATTAAATCCAATGCCAGGAGCTCTGTGGAAGTTGATCTGAAACCCTATCTGACATCTTTGAACATTGATGGACTACCCTCCCGATCCGTCATTTATATCAATAATAATAAAATCGAAGGGCATAAAGCTGATGTGACTCCGGGAGACGTCTCATTGCGGATTAAAACTTTCGGCTACGAGGATTATTTTCAGGTCATAACTGTCGATGCGCAGGAAGAACAGAGTTTTTCTCCGGTTCTCGTCCCCCGCGATTTCAGCCTTTCGGCGATCGAAGTAAACAGAAATACCATATGGCTGGGAGACAGCCCGTCGCAGAAGATTGTCCGCTTCACTGTCTCAGCTACAGCTCCGGGAACAGCGTCATACCGGATTATTCGGGAAAGCGATAATTCTGTTGTACAGGAAGAGATTCTGGACATAGAAACAGAGAAGACAGAGATCATCTTTGATTTGAGGAAATCCGGACCGGCCGAGGCGGGAGTCTATCACCTTGAGATAAAAGGTGAAGGGCTTGAAGATAAAGATTTACAAAGGATAACCCTTATGGTCTCCGAAGGGGGCAAATCGCGATGGAGAAACAGTTTTTCCGGTACAGCCGGTTTTCTCTACTGCCCCGAAGCCAGAACCCTTCCGCAGGGAGTCAGTCAAATTCAGACCGGTTTTAATCCGGCTTTTACAGGACGATCCCTGGATGATCTGTATATTCCGGCTTTCCTCTCTCTCCGGACGGGGATTACCGACAGAATTGAAGTGACAGCCGGAACAACACTGTTTCTTTCTCCCCAAACCGAACACAGCTCTTTTGATTTTCAGGCATCTGGTAAGTTTATGATTCTGGGCCATGATAAAAACAAAGGCTTTGCTCTTTCCGCCTCCCTTTCGGCCAATTATAACGGAATAGCGGGGAATTATGGTTCCGTTCCACCTTTTGATCCCTATGGTGGGGTTACGGGGCTCTCTCTCAGTCTACCGGTCAGTTTCGGTATTGGCTTGTTTTCAGTTGTCATTGCCCCGGAATTCCGTTTCAGCCCTTCCTATCCTATGACTGAGCCCGGCGGCTTTCAAGAGGGCGAGTTATATATCTGGAATTACTTCAAAGGGGCCATGTCAATCGACGTCGGCTCATTTTCCGCGGCGTTCTCTATGGCCCTTCAAACTCCGTCCTATCTGCATGGAGGAAACGAGTGGCCTCTATATCTGGGTCTGGAATCCTCACTGACACCCGGATCGACTGGCTTTACAATCTCCCTTTTCGGAGGTTTGCGCTATCTCTCGGGAGATGACCTTCTGGGTACGGCCGGACTGAGCGCCGGATTTATCTGGTAA